A genomic stretch from Sphaerodactylus townsendi isolate TG3544 linkage group LG15, MPM_Stown_v2.3, whole genome shotgun sequence includes:
- the VAMP2 gene encoding vesicle-associated membrane protein 2, which translates to MSAPAAGAPPAAGGEGGGPPPPPPNLTSNRRLQQTQAQVDEVVDIMRVNVDKVLERDQKLSELDDRADALQAGASQFETSAAKLKRKYWWKNLKMMIILGVICTIILIIIIVYFST; encoded by the exons gtcAGCTCCTGCTGCCGGTGCCCCCCCTGCCGCTGGAGGAGAGGGGGGtggccctcctcccccaccccccaacctcaCCAGCAACAGAAGACTCCAGCAAACGCAGGCACAGGTCGATGAG GTGGTGGACATCATGCGGGTGAATGTGGACAAGGTACTTGAGAGGGATCAGAAACTTTCGGAATTGGATGACCGCGCAGACGCCCTGCAGGCTGGAGCCTCCCAGTTCGAAACCAGTGCCGCAAAGCTCAAGCGCAAGTACTGGTGGAAGAATCTAAAG ATGATGATAATTCTGGGGGTGATATGCACCATTATCTTGATCATTATCATCG